From Montipora foliosa isolate CH-2021 chromosome 6, ASM3666993v2, whole genome shotgun sequence, a single genomic window includes:
- the LOC138008602 gene encoding homeobox protein HMX3-like isoform X1 encodes MASVGTWHRHVYKNPPKQPTAHFVANILGLHSAHQPNRSTSCVSEADQPIGNTSCVSAEKEEGKLKQSGELNDQPNGGKIAEKEIQRQSKSDIKAESLTGQNSKGTKRAKGRSGREKVKKKKARTTFTGRQIFELEKQFKEKKYLTASERSYMASLLNVTETQVKIWFQNRRTKWKKQEKFFDENPDNDKDSHSEQSDNKDSVTSESCGLENEDRESDDEEITA; translated from the exons ATGGCTTCGGTGGGTACATGGCATCGACACGTCTATAAAAACCCTCCAAAACAGCCCACAGCTCATTTTGTGGCTAACATTCTCGGTCTTCACTCAGCCCACCAGCCGAACAGATCAACGAGTTGCGTTAGTGAGGCGGACCAACCAATTGGTAACACATCGTGTGTTAGCGCGGAGAAGGAAGAAGGCAAACTTAAACAAAGCGGTGAGTTGAATGATCAGCCAAATGGTGGAAAGATCGCTGAGAAGGAAATTCAGCGACAATCAAAATCAGATATTAAAG CAGAATCCTTAACAGGTCAAAATTCCAAGGGAACAAAGAGAGCCAAAGGCAGGTCTGGCAGAGAAAAAgtcaaaaagaaaaaggctCGAACCACATTCACAGGACGACAAATTTTCGAGTTGGAAAAGCAATTTAAAGAGAAGAAATACCTGACGGCATCTGAGCGAAGTTACATGGCCTCTCTTCTTAACGTTACGGAAACCCAAGTCAAAATTTGGTTTCAAAACAGACGaacaaaatggaaaaaacaGGAGAAATTTTTCGACGAAAATCCGGACAACGACAAGGATTCACACAGCGAACAATCAGATAACAAAGACAGTGTAACTTCGGAAAGTTGTGGTCTGGAGAATGAAGACAGAGAATCAGACGATGAAGAAATAACCGCATGA
- the LOC138008602 gene encoding homeobox protein HMX3-like isoform X2, which produces MASVGTWHRHVYKNPPKQPTAHFVANILGLHSAHQPNRSTSCVSEADQPIGNTSCVSAEKEEGKLKQSGELNDQPNGGKIAEKEIQRQSKSDIKESLTGQNSKGTKRAKGRSGREKVKKKKARTTFTGRQIFELEKQFKEKKYLTASERSYMASLLNVTETQVKIWFQNRRTKWKKQEKFFDENPDNDKDSHSEQSDNKDSVTSESCGLENEDRESDDEEITA; this is translated from the exons ATGGCTTCGGTGGGTACATGGCATCGACACGTCTATAAAAACCCTCCAAAACAGCCCACAGCTCATTTTGTGGCTAACATTCTCGGTCTTCACTCAGCCCACCAGCCGAACAGATCAACGAGTTGCGTTAGTGAGGCGGACCAACCAATTGGTAACACATCGTGTGTTAGCGCGGAGAAGGAAGAAGGCAAACTTAAACAAAGCGGTGAGTTGAATGATCAGCCAAATGGTGGAAAGATCGCTGAGAAGGAAATTCAGCGACAATCAAAATCAGATATTAAAG AATCCTTAACAGGTCAAAATTCCAAGGGAACAAAGAGAGCCAAAGGCAGGTCTGGCAGAGAAAAAgtcaaaaagaaaaaggctCGAACCACATTCACAGGACGACAAATTTTCGAGTTGGAAAAGCAATTTAAAGAGAAGAAATACCTGACGGCATCTGAGCGAAGTTACATGGCCTCTCTTCTTAACGTTACGGAAACCCAAGTCAAAATTTGGTTTCAAAACAGACGaacaaaatggaaaaaacaGGAGAAATTTTTCGACGAAAATCCGGACAACGACAAGGATTCACACAGCGAACAATCAGATAACAAAGACAGTGTAACTTCGGAAAGTTGTGGTCTGGAGAATGAAGACAGAGAATCAGACGATGAAGAAATAACCGCATGA